The region ATCAGTTTTGATGAGTGCTTTTAGAActgcaataaaagtaaaatgtacacagtatttgtaaaacctccaatttacacgACAAAATGGCTGAAATTTCCAGATATGCACAGGGCCATGTTCTGAgcttcagaacgaggcaacaaaacttctggtTTTGTTGTGGTTACGTTGTAAACAAGCGGGCTTGTGAatccatctcttttaatccaatagaatattgctcttgacttcCAGATGGTTTTGCTAGTAAATGGAACTTAATTGTTATCTCTGAATGCAAATCAcgttggacattttctgcagtgaaatatcttctgcacaacctgtacttagtTCACCTGTACATCACAGTACATTAATCAGTACAGtgactagcgagcaggaagggccacaacATGTCAGGATTCTCTCAAAGTTCGACAACATGGCGAttcacagtactttcacaaagttcacgattttgtacTTAACGCAAAAATAAATTCTGTgccgtcaatgaatttattttgttaccaagatttaacaACCAgtttgagaaattgggactgcagtttctCTTTAAGTTGCGATGGTACCGAAGGATTATTTGAAGAACAGAAATAAGCAAAAAGAATAATCTTTCATTATTAAGAAGAATCCAGGATTGCTGAAGGTCTAGCGTTCCACCCCATGTAACCCCACTGTGAAACTGGGGGGAAGGGTGACGGTGGTGCCTGCTGATTGACACTGATTCCAATCAGAGAGGAAGAAGgaagagaaatgaaaaagaaaaggcagagaAGACGGGAGAGAAACTTGAGTAGaatcaaaaatgtttaaaaacatatcaAGCGGGAGAATCAATGTTTTTTCTTACTAGAACCACCCCTCATCTGAAATGTAGAATTTGTAAAATGCATCTATAGAGCTTCCATTGCTCGGAAGTTGTTTTAGTAAATACTGACGGTTAACTACAGtacctttggaaaaaaaagtttaaaaaaaaacagtaagatTAAACCTTACCCGTCTGTTTTCTCCTTAACAGCCCTTTCAGTTCTCAATCCCAACATTTGCATTTCCGTCACAATCGACAGGCTGTAAATATTTAACAGtatcattaaaaaagaaacagtaaaaatgaaaaactacaaaataaataacatgcATTTATGCCCGCTTGAACTACATGTAAATCACATCTGGCCCACCACAGCAAATTATTTTGGCatccctgtggctggaaggtgggTGGGTCAGAGTCCTatacattaattttattaatctaTTAATTAGAAAGATGCATTTTAACCCGAAAGGAAGGGTAGATACTGTATGGAAAAAGGATGTAAGCCACAGAAATTCGGTGCCTCTGACGGAGTTGGAACTTTGTTCCTTACTGTAACTTAAAATTGAATAGGAGCAAGTAGGTTATCAGATTGTTCTTCAGGCCTAGTTCCTCTGGGTTAACAGATGTCACACAGTGTTTATGTGTCTCATATGCTGCTCCGCTCCGCTGTTTCcactgttttcatattttgatttATTCCTCCAGTACCTCCATGACTGCTGTGATTCGTGTGTACTTTGGATACAAACCCATTGTTTTTCAACTTTGAAAGTGTTCATGTTTTTCTGCAGCTTCCAAACAAAACTCCATACACACAGAGTTCAAAGAcaggatataataataattcatatcAATAAACATTTTACCAAGCAGAAATCAATATTTGTTGACGTCACTCAATTGCGTAATTCGGGGAGCACTATCAAGACTACTGTTCTTTCTGATTTATGGACACTAGTACACTAAACAATCTGTTCAGTATTATACATGGAAATAAATTAATGGTGTAGAGGGCAGTTTGTCGGTAGTGAAGGAAATTCAAAAGGTTTGGAACAGaaccaaaaacaaacagaaacatgaCCATTAATATTCACAATGTCAAGGATTTAATGCAGACATTAATAtgaattatactgtaggtataaaaAGGTTTAGGATGCCTCAGAAAAGACAGAGAAGGCTTTTATAGTCACATATTAACGTCTTCAACCAGTCTACATGGTAAAGCAGttaaaaactaacagatctGAAAGAAAAGTGTTTAATTCCAGGGTTATAGAAAGAGTATATTAtggaataagaataagaattacAAGAAGTGTCTACCAACTATAGTCCTGTCTGCTAAAGTTTGGAGCTCCTCTACCCTGCTTCCAGGAGGAAGCTACATTTAAATGCTAGATGATGTGTTTGTTTCTTACGTGATGAAGCCCAGCTGCTAGTGATTTGGCTGTCTCTCATAATATAAAAGATCATGGCAAGCACAGCTCTTGGTCTGTTGTTGAAGGACCTGCTTTCAGTATTTTCTCGATTGGTTGATTGGTATACTGAGAGACTGAGAGACTGACTGGGGGTTAAACTGTAGCTTCCTTTGGCCACAGGTTGTTACAACAAAAGGTCAGCCAGCCAACCTGTGGGATAATTGAGAATTTGCATTGGAAGCTAAGGCTCCAAAACCTGAAACCTCACACATGCTGGAATTGTATAGGAGTAAAGCATCATATTATTAGGATCAACCTGTTCCAGAGGCTGGTTTCCCACCTACTACTAGAGGATGACCAGTGAGGACTCCAAACTCCAAACTGTCACAACAGAAAGAAGGTCAAACTGCAATAAGACCCAGGTGTGACCTCATCTTGAACCCTGTTTCTTACTTATTTGGCTTCTGGAGCTAGGAGCTAGGTACTAGGAGCCAGCTCCCTTAGGTGCTCCTCTTTTGATGACCACTTGGGCTAAAGAGAAACAGTTGCTATCAAGAATCCATTTTAATTGGTAATGTGAATGGGTTACAGGTGGGACCAGGCAGTCATCATCGCTCCAGAGATTGTTCCTAATCTGCAGACTGAGCTTGAGAAACATGGATGTACAGAAGAATTTGCCCTGATTTAATTACGATTTACATTATGCTGCAACACAAAGACTCTAGGACAAAATTGAGATATTCAGCCAGCTCACGGGCACTTGGatgaaaaaacaggattcacatcacattctcacatCAGCATTTTTATGCTGAGAGGTAACTTAAAAGTTCTTTAGACATGGAAAGGCACTTCAAGcctgtttgccttttttcccAGTATCTATGATGTTTCATTATGAattcctttctgttttttaccACCCACAATGTGTTTATATAACTACCATGTAAAACTAGAACAAAGCCATGTTCTATtggagaaaatgtttccttttcagTGCTCAGTTCAGCATTATCTAATTTAAGAGTTTTTATACATAATGCTGCTGTTCTGGATGATAGGTTAATAGAACTTAGAAGATATCTTATGAATGTGTAAGAAGGATAATACTTTTAAGGATTTCTTGCAGTTTCTTATCTACAGTACGTTGTGATTATTATTAAGCATGAAAGGTTAGGACTTAGCAAAGAATATATGAGTCTGAAGAACAGAAGAGCTGAGCCTCAATGCTAACCAGCTGGCCATTTTAGATTTGTAAtagtttatctttttttatttttataaatctggcagtttattaaaaaaattggCAGATGATCTGCTACATTTATAAATCAACCTGTTCTTTTACAGACttcattatttttcaatatcTATGGATTAGAAAGAGGAACTGCATCATTAGGcaagctacaaaggaacaactCGGGCATAATTTcatgatgaaaagaaaaagatgacaatattacataaatatgtaaaaaatacataaaaatgaaataacaatGTCACATAACAATTAGAATTATTTTGATTacctaaaaatgtaacattaatattaaaactgtTGTCCACCGTTTCCAACTATGTAGGTGTGCTTAACACCGAAAACTCCGAAAAGGCTGTGAAGTCAATGATATTGCTCTGGATTTTAGAATGTTAGATATGTTGAAATCAGATAACACAATGAACTAATAGTAGCAGTAGCTGTGTCTTCTGCAGTGATTACCAATGTAATTGGTCAAAGTCATTTCAATACATGAGCAGGTCCAGTCTTTGATTGTTTTCAAAGAACTGTGCAAATGCTATCTCTCTAGCTAGGTGGAAGAAAGTTgaaagcaatatacagtatgactttgAGAGGAACATCTGTTCTGTCTTATCAGGTCTTATTTGAGTGGTACAACCACTCTATAACTTATAGTTTACTGCTAAACctatcattttatttgttggATTTAATGTGATTTTAGAAGTGATtaactaaaacaaaatacagtataaacgaAAAGTTAGAAATGAGAGCAGGCCCATTTGGCCAATCTAAGTCATTTGGTTGCTAATAGCTAATTGTTTCAAGGAATCtcatcaacaacatggctggttaATTAGTTCCAGACTTTGCTTAAAAAAGTGTCTCCTATTCTCAGTTTTGAGTTGTGTTATATTTCCTATTTGTGTCATAACTTGATAGCCCATATGTCTTGTAATGCAAAGGAGAACACTTAGAAAAAAGTGACATTATTAAGGGAAAGGTTTTTTTAACATGGGCTACTGTCTTATTCAGTTTCAGACAGGTAAATCGTATAACGTGTGCAGACGTGGCCTCAGAATAAAACACGGTGATATcatctttaaaataatctgGATCTTTGTTTATTTTCCTATAGGTATTTTTGCTTCCAAAGAAGATAAGGTCACTGAATGTCTTAGAAGCAAAAATTAAAGCAATCACTGCTCATTTCAGTGATATGTAATTGGTTTGTAATAAatctttattgtttttctgtttagatttTAACAAGTAACTGAAGTGAGCCGTGTCTGTCTGTCAAGTCAGGGCAGAACATGGAACCACAGTAAAAAAGGTTTCTTACAGAATGAGTGCATAGATGAAAATGTTTGCCTGACCTCCACTGTTTCAAGTTGTATTTCATGTTCCCTAGCTAAAACCAcctttttcattttactgtacaattataaattgaaaataaaaaatgcatataaTAATTAGGTAATGCTTCAGCCATAGTTCAGAGCCATTATTCGAAGAAAACACGTGTCAAAGGtgcttgtaaaaaaataaaactatatttCTACAAGGCACCAGTTTATTttgcagaagaagaaaaaagtgaaaGGTTCAGTTTTGGCACGACATAAGTCAAGCTGCTTTCTTGCCTCTTGCTGGTTATATTCCTGTTCTGTTATGCTTTCCTTAGGATTCCTGTTTCTTGCCCTTCTTCAGCTTTTTAATTTTCTCCTGTCGCACAGTCTCACATTCCAGATAGGAGATTTCTGATAGCCTCTGAATGAAAGAAGTCGGGGCTCCAGGGACAGGATCAGCATAGACATGAGCTATGGAACAAGTACACAGACAGCGTTACCAAACAGAACAGGCTATTATTTTTAAGGTGAAGGAaccttaataattaataaagcagGGGTCCCCATTCTCTTTAAAGCAACAAGTACACTggttcccagccctggtcctcTAGTAACACTGAGTCTTCTTGTTTTATGCTCCAGCCAAGCTCTTAGTCACAGGCTAATTGATTTCAATTTTCTTCACGTGGCATATTTATCAATTTGCTTTCAGGTCTTAAAAGGTCAAATAGAATTTGTAATCTGTAACAACCGTATTCCATTGTGTGAGTTTCAGAATACTCCAAGTCAAGTGTTTTGCCTGACATGCAACCAAATTAACTTTTGCAGtaggaaaaaacactttttgtggCCGTGTCTAAAAGTATAATTCCCACCTGCTCTGGGTATCTGAAATAgtgtcattcccacctgtgGGCAGATCAAAGAAACACTGCACTAGTGCCCGAACAGCTGGAAGACCCCTTAAACTGATCCAATAACAAGCTGGTTCAGATCATTAATAGTTGAGCTGGACTGAAAAGCTGGTGACACACCGGCCATCTAGATCTAGAACTGGGGACCCCTGAAATAAAGGAAGCACTCAAAACTGTATGAAAGTATCTATTTGTGCTACAAAAGCATCTTTTATCCGCATGGATCCCCCATGATGAAAGTTATGTCCTTTTCCATAGGAATACACTCAATGACCTCTTAAGCTTGAAAAGAGGGAAAttaatggaaatgaaaaaaatagcaaGCAGTAAATAAAAACTCATCAGGGTGATCCTAAGATTGCCTTTCCTGTAGGTAAGGTCCATTACACTGTGTagctacagaaactaaaacacaaaaacaatagGGGGTGTGGAATAAGGGAAGCACACATAGCTTATTATCTGACTGTCacttttgattaattaatttgatttcatTTCTGAAAATCAAGGTTGATTCCAAAATCTCATGGTTTACTTTTAGCTCCTAATGTCTTGTCATGTCATCTCTTTGAACAACCTCTTTGAAGTTATGTTTACAAAACTGAGTTTTAAGCAAACTAAGgcctttttttataaaaacaatattatagATTATAACAAATTACCTGAAGCTGCTAAACAATCTTACTTACATTTCTGGAGAGCACCAATTGTGAATAAACTGCAGGATCTATTACTTATTCTTGGCCTAAGAAAATTAAGATATTAAACatttagggaaaaaaatcactgaaGACAATAACAGAACAGGTAATTGGGACTCATTTAAAACATGTAATTAGGtatacacatacagaatcaatGCTCAGCATGTCCTgtaaatgaataattattttacaggaTTGGTTACAATTAGATGTTACTCACACACAAAGAGCTGCATTGTGTTTAATTGCGTGTAGAATTTgagtaaaatatataaaataatgaaagtgAATTTAATCATATAATCatacaatataaacaaaatGCTTCAAGAAGTTTCTTTAAACACAGCATGTCCTTTAAAATGTAAGTACCATACCTGTTCATGCAGGTTTCTACAGACACGTTTTGCTGTTTGACAGCTGGAGAGGTAGTAGCTGGCAAGAAAACTTCTGGTACAGAAGGAAGATCACATCCTGCATAGGAACTGAAATATGAGAATGGAATTTCTCATATATTATCAGGTGGCAGTGTGGCATTATGAAAATTATCATTATACAATGATCTAAtacatttgtttgtgtgttttaaagATGACAGGCAAAGAACATTTttggaatttaattttatttgattaaaaatatatttaaagataTACCTCTTCTATAAAAATGTTAGCCTGGTTTTCTTCGCTGTGATAATCAATGAAGTACACTTCTTGTATTCTTATTGTATTTGCAAAACTCAGCAATGTCTTaatcacaaacaaaaaatgtcCTCAACTGCTGTCTGGGTGTAAGCATGCTAACTGCTTACCTATTCCCCAGAAAACAGGGAATGATTTTCTATGCAGCATTCTATAATTCCTTTGCCTCCAAAAGGataatcttatttttattcttggAAAAAATCTTCATGTATCAAGGAAACACCAATCCAAAGGAGTAGtagaagaaaaatgtttaaacgGTGTCCTGACAAGGAGCAACTCTACATTCTTGCTTACCTAGAGGCGAATGGCTTTGAGGGACCCTGGGAGAGCTCTTTGTGCAGGGAGAGCCTGTGGACAGGGCTGGACTTCTGAATCAGGAAGTCACGAGGGAGTGAAGGCGCAGAAGAGTTTGCTTTGGGTAATCTCTTTTCTGCAAACAAAAATGTTGGGAAAGAAACATAAACCATAagttttataatttatatttttatatatttagcaCTGCTATTTTTTATAACAGGAGGAAGAAGGAATTGAAAAgtgtaatatttataataatacttaCATGTATTCTACTCTTACTCGTCAGAGACCCTGAAGAATTTAAATTAACCCAgtaatacttttaaataaataagactTAAACCTACATAGTGAGTGGGCACTCCACCTAAAGTGCTTTTTTCATGTcagaagctcactccccataatttctatccctttattttattctgttgatgcatatttttgcacataacctgttactttttttgttgttttgcacattgcctgttgttgatttttgcacattgcctgttgtctctgtctttcttttgctacacaattgtattgttgttgttgttgttgtgttttttttctctttgtactacttatgtctgagagctagctaaatagcatttcgttataccatataccatgtatatgagtgtaatgacaataaacttgaacttgaacttttaaGGGTAATGggactaccaccaccaatgtgtatcccccacctggaggatgcgacaGAAGCAGAAACCAAAGTCAGTGCCTCGGTTTCACGTGTCACCAGAACGATCGTGCCTTTTTTTATTGTATGATACCCACCTCACTATACAGTGGCATTAgtacccacacagacagcggagcgccacctactggttccGGTtgggagcagttggggttaagggccttgctcaggggccccatgggatacgaaccggcaaccttcctgccacaggcacggatccttagccacagagccaccgctccgcccagcTTTGTGCTACTTTTAAAATTCTTATATTAGTTTAAAGCAACGGCATTTATCTATTATAATCATTAGCTTTGACATAACAAATTATGATGCAACTATATAAATGgtgtatataaataatataaattaactATATCAATGGTGTGCTAAACTAAAGATAAGTAAAAAGGCAAACGTTTCAAATGCTCACGTTCTCAGCGCAGACTTTCTGGGAAAGTGTAAAAAGATATAGAGTGCCACCTGCTGGTGAAATTAAATGCTAACAGCCATTCTTCCACTTCTGTTCAAAgcgttcagttttattttttttaaacttctatTTTTAACCATCCTCTCCAAAAAAGTGTATTATACTTATATATGTATTTGTATGTAACACAGATCTATGTattcttctgtttt is a window of Lepisosteus oculatus isolate fLepOcu1 chromosome 6, fLepOcu1.hap2, whole genome shotgun sequence DNA encoding:
- the si:ch211-171b20.3 gene encoding uncharacterized protein si:ch211-171b20.3, whose protein sequence is MPKLVTTAAASDLRDRGPSSLQLLEGLGALGQHIQQANLRLAAGKPSALPPRRKHGGAPSPHLQGRLKDIKDPEAKCIIEGSKFSSLVLRDYQRVTTSGFESRCSDMELSERPSLFHKKWRNDMMEFKYDVQEKRLPKANSSAPSLPRDFLIQKSSPVHRLSLHKELSQGPSKPFASSSYAGCDLPSVPEVFLPATTSPAVKQQNVSVETCMNRPRISNRSCSLFTIGALQKSHVYADPVPGAPTSFIQRLSEISYLECETVRQEKIKKLKKGKKQES